One Candidatus Hydrogenedens sp. genomic window, TCTCTGGTGAAGGGGATAATTGGACAGGGGCTATAGAATGTCATTTTAATCCACCCATAACTCTAAATCCTGGTGAATCTGTTGAAAGCGACCCTATATTAGTTTCATTTAGCAACGACGCATATAAATTGATGACCACCTTTACTTGGGTTATCTCCCAATTATCTCCACCCCTTTCAAAAGTCTCAAATGAAAAACAAATCCGTGGTTGGGTTGCTGTTGAACCAGAAAAAGGGACGATTAGTAACCTTTCAAAAATTGCAAGTTTTTCAAGTAATCTCGGTCTAAACGCCGTCCTTATCCCACAAAGTTGGGAACACCCATTAGGTTCACTTAAAGGAAATACAAAAACCCTGTCAAGAGATATGAAATTAGTTATAGACCAACTCAAAAACAACGGTTCTATGAAAGTAGGTTTAACATTAAATCCTTGGGCTGTTCCAATAGAAAGTAATTGTTCAATACCTACCAACGATGGCTACGCTGTTGTAAAATATAATACCCCTGAGGGTATCGAAGTCGCTAAAAAACGCTGGGAGAAAATTCTATCGTGGAATCCTGACTTTGTAGTTTGCGATGTTGATATACCAAATGAAGTGCTTGAACAAATGAACTCAACTCGAAACGAAGCATTACATATCGGCGTAAAGGAACTGTCCACTTTCTTTAATAAAATCCCCATTTATCCTATGAGCTCAAATCGTGTTATAAATTCAGAAGAGGAACTTATAGAATTTTGTGCGATGGCGGGTTCTGTGGTTAACTATAATTCGAATATTGCCCCTGTTAAAATTAATAACCAAATAGTAAAGTCAGAAAATAATCTCGTAAATACATTGCTCCAATCACTCCCAGCCCCCGCAGTATGGCTTGGCAGTTTTAATGAAACAGATATTTCAAAAAAAATATCCCAGTTAAATAAGTATACAAAAGTAATGTTTACTCCTGTGGACTTAGATAAAAAAGAACCCAAAATCTGGCATTTTAGAAGTTATGCAACTCAGGATAGTTTTACTAATTCAATTATATCTATCACTCAAAATGTCGAACCCGTACCTATAACCATGTTGAAAAGTATAAAACCTGATGCAATGTTATGGGATTATAAAGATGAAAAATTTATAAAAGATGATAGTACTTTACTCAATATTTCAGGAAATGGATTTATTGGCATTGTGTCTATAACAGAACAACCATCTGTTATTGGAATTAAAACGGATAAATTATGTGGAATGGAAGGAATCGATTCCGTAAGATGGAACAATGAAAAAAAAGAATTAGATATTGCATTTAAAGAGTCTTTTAATATTCCAGCCACTTTGTTTATTTACAAACCAGATACATTAAAGACAACAAAAGTCCTGGTTGAGGACAAATCATTAAAAAACGTCAAAATTTCTGAGAATGTCCTTTTTATACCCTTAAAACCCAACACCACCAAAGTAGACCTAACCTTTAACTAACAATCACTAATATCCTTATTTTCCCTGTCCACCTTGTCCGTCCTGCCCGCCTTGTTCAGTGGTTTTGCCCTTCCCTTGTCCGCTCTGCCCGCCTTGTTCAGTGGTCTTGCCCTCCTCTTGTCCGCCCTGTCCGACTCGTCCGATTCGTCCGCCTCGTCCGACTTCTCCGACTTCTTCCGTTTTTAAATCCCATCCCCTCTCAATTTAAAATAATAAAAAAACAAACTATAACCTATCGTGATTTACACTCGTTTACAAAAACAAGCAATTAATACCCTACGCTTATTTGAAATATTTCAAGTATTTGCGAAGCATGGCTTTTATGACATGCTTTCCCGTTTAGGTTTACTCAAACGCCTTCCTTGGTCTTTATATAGACAAATTAAAGAAGATTTCCCAAATATAGAATTAACATGGGGCGAACGATTAAGACAAGCATTAACAGAACTCGGACCTACCTTCATAAAAATGGGACAAATCCTCAGCACGCGTCCAGACCTTGTAGGTTTTAATATCGCACAAGAATTGAGTCTATTACAAGATAGAGTAGCACCATTGCCTTTCAATGATATTGCTAAGGTTATTCAAGATGCCTTCAATAAACCTATAGAGGAAATTTTCCTGAAATTTGAAACAGAACCTGTTGCTGCTGGTTCATTAAGCCAGGTCCACAAAGCAATATTGAACGATAAAACAACTGTGGCAGTGAAAGTTAAGAGAATAAATATTGACCATGTTATTGAAGCTGATATTGAATTAATGAAAATGATTGCTTCATGGTTAGAAGGACATCCAGATATATCTTTCCTTAATCCTATGGGAATTGTTAAAGAATTCGAACGCTCTATTAAACGGGAATTAAATTTCAATACAGAAGCCAGAATTATCCAGTTATTCCGTAAAAATATGAGGAACAATAAAAATGTTTTTATTCCACGAGTGTATAAACAATACTCATCAAACGAAGTATTAACAATGGATTGGGTTGATGGCGTCAGAATTGACCAATTTGACATGTATGAACAACGGAATTGCGACAGAAAAATAATTGCACGACTCGGTTGTGAAATCCTCTGTAAAA contains:
- a CDS encoding AarF/ABC1/UbiB kinase family protein, translating into MIYTRLQKQAINTLRLFEIFQVFAKHGFYDMLSRLGLLKRLPWSLYRQIKEDFPNIELTWGERLRQALTELGPTFIKMGQILSTRPDLVGFNIAQELSLLQDRVAPLPFNDIAKVIQDAFNKPIEEIFLKFETEPVAAGSLSQVHKAILNDKTTVAVKVKRINIDHVIEADIELMKMIASWLEGHPDISFLNPMGIVKEFERSIKRELNFNTEARIIQLFRKNMRNNKNVFIPRVYKQYSSNEVLTMDWVDGVRIDQFDMYEQRNCDRKIIARLGCEILCKMVCEDHLFHADPHPGNIFITYNNQIAFLDLGMSGSLDVKDVMLISNLLIAIFHQDVHECTQAVLELCSKPNFKDIKSLEHELSDFITFEAYPIISTGQVGKGIEYAIQILRNYGLELAPRFTLLLKALATIESVGRQLDPELNFVSIIQPYLERFILSKYELPNLRRELNQYVNTLLRFIVEVPDDLRNIVSQVRAGEIKIHIHHEYLEKLANIIDSSSNRISVSLIVSALIVGSSLLVTTSASTKNLGTIGFALAGILGIYLIISMLFSKKL